TGAGCGAGTCGCACTGGCCAAGGCGCAGGCCGCGCGGGCCGCGGAGATCGCCGCCGCCGCGTTCGCCGAACTCCACCCGCCGCGCCCTCCCAAGCCCCCGTCCAAGGTGTTCATGCCCAAGCCGGTGAAGGGCGAGAAGGTTGCCGCCAAGAAGCCCGCCAAGCCGGCGGCGAAGAAGCCCGCGCCGGCCAAGAAGCCGGCCAAGAAGGCCGCGCCCAAGGCGCACAAACCGGCGCCCAAGAAGCCGGCCAAGAAGGCTGCCGCGAAAAAGAAGCGGTAGTTCCGGAGATCGGCGCATGCTTCGCTCGCGGCACCTCGTGCTCCTGCTCATCGCGGTCGTCGCCGGGTGGTTCGCGCTGCGCCGCGTCGCCTCGGCGCCGCCCGCGCCTCCCGATCCCATGCAGATCCAGCGTGAGATCATGGCCATGCTCGACCACGGGGCCCAATCCTGGGACCGCGGCGATCTGGACGCCTTCGTCTCGGACTATCTCCCCGACACCGAGACCACGTTCATCACCAAGACGGGTGTGGTCCACGGCATCGCCGCGATCCGCAACGTGTACGCCGCCCGCTTCGCGCCCGGCGCCCGGCGCGACTCGCTGCACTTCCAGAACGTGGAAGTGGACGTGCTGGGCCCCGACCTCGTGAACACCATCGCCTGGTACGTGCTCACGCGTGGCGATTCCATCACGGCCCGCGGACCCACGTCGCTCGTCATGCGCCGCGTGAGCGGCCGCTGGCTCATCGTGCACGACCACTCGAGCTAGCGTGGCGCGGGTGGTGGCCATGCGCGCTCCCACGCGCGTGGACTTCGGCGGCGGCTGGACCGACGTTCCGCCGTATTGCGAACGCGAGGGGGGCGTGGTGTGCAGCGTGGCGATCGCGAGATACGCCACGGCGGTGCTCCGGGACGACACACCGCCCGCACCTTGCCGCGCCGGCGAGGCGATGGATGCCGACGCGCCGCTCGTGCGCGCGGCACTCGCACGCGCCCATCTGGCCGGATCCGTCCGCGCGTCCCTGACCAGCGACTTCCCCGTGGGCGCCGGCCTCGGCGGGTCGTCCGCCGCCGGTGCCGCGCTGCTCGGCGCGATCGATCGCTGGCGTGGGGTTCCGCTGGACCGCGCGGACATCGCGGAACGGGGGCGCACGATCGAGGTCGAGGATCTGGGCGTGGCCGGTGGGCGGCAGGATCACTACGCCGCCACGCATGGGGGACTGCTCGGCCTCACCTTCGGCGCCGCGGTGGCCGTCCACCGCATCCCGCTGCCAGCGCCGCTGCGCGCCGAGCTCGAGCGCCGCTGCGTGCTCGTGTACACGGGCGAATCGCGCGTCTCGGGCGACACGATCTCCGGCGTGCTCGAGGGCTACCACCGCGGGGAGAAGCGTGTAACGTTCGCTCTCGCGCGGATGCGTGAGCTGGCCAGGGCGATGATCGCGGCGCTCGAGGACGGCGACGTCGATGCGCTGGGGATGCAGATCGGCGAACACTGGACGCACCAACGGGCGCTGCATCCCGCCATTCCCACGCCCCGCATCGATGCCGTCATCGCGCGCGCCCACGACGCCGGCGCCCTGGGCGCCAAGGCCACCGGGGCCTCCGGCGGCGGGTGCGTGGTGGCGATCGCGCGCGCGGGCGACGAAGAGGCGGTGCGCCGGGCCATGGGCGCGCTGGGTGCATTGGTGCCATTCACGGTGGATGAAACAGGACTGATCGCATGCGACTGGAACGCGGAGACGCCGTAGGCCTGGCCCGGGCGCTCATCCGCACGGATTCGCGCAATCCGTCGCTCGTGCCCGGCGGCCCGGGCGAAGGCCACGTGGCCGCCGTGCTCCGCGGCGTGCTCGACGCGTGGGGATTCCGCGTGGAGCTGCAGGAGGTGGCGCCGGGCCGCCCCAACGTGGTGGCGCGGATCGGCACGCCCGGCCCGCACGCGCTGATGTTCAACGGCCACCTCGACGTCGTGGGCGTGGACGGGATGACGCATGCCCCGTTCGCCGCCGACGAGCGCGACGGTCGCCTGTACGGACGCGGGTCGTCGGACATGAAGGCGGGCGTGGCGGCGATGTGCGCGGCCGCCGCCCTCGCCGCCGACGGCCTCACGCACGGCGAGGTGGTCGTGGCCGGCGTGGTGGACGAGGAGTTCGAGAGCCGCGGCACACGCGCCCTCGTGGCCGCCGGCATCCGGGCCGATGCCGCCGTCGTGACCGAGCCCACGGGACTGGCCATCATGCCCGCGCACCGCGGCTTCGTGTGGGTGGACCTCGTCTTCCACGGCCGCGCCGCGCACGGCAGCCGGTGGGACCTCGGCGTGGATGCCATCCGCCACGCCGGTCTGGTGCTCGCCGAGCTGGATGCGTTCGACGCCGACGAGTTGCCGCGGCGTTCCCATCCGCTGCTGGGCCATCCGTCGGTCCACGCCTCGCTCATCGCCGGCGGCTCGGGCATGTCCACGTATCCCGACCGGTGCGAACTCAAGATCGAGCGGCGCACGATTCCGGGCGAGACGCCGGCCCAGGTGATGGCCGAAGTGGAAGCCATCTGCGCCAGGGTGCGGGCCCGGCGGCCCGCGTTGCGCGTGGATGCGCGCCTGTCGCTGGCGCAGAGTCCGAGCGACGTGCCCACCGACGCGCCGATCGTGCGCGCCCTGCGGGATGCGCTGGAGCATCAGGCCATCGACGTCCGCACCGAGGGCATGAGCGCGTGGACCGACTGCGCCGTGCTCAACGAGGCCGGCATCCCGGCCGTCTGCTTCGGGCCCGGCGACATGTCGCTCGCCCACGCCCATGAGGAATACGTGGAGACGGAACAGATCCGGCGCGCCGCCGCCGTCCTCGAACGGCTGGCGCGCGGGTGGTGCGGCGGCGCGACCAACGGAGTGGAAGCGCCATGGCGCAACTGACCGCCGCCCAGTACGACACGCTCGAGCGGGCCGTGGCGAACTCGCAACGGCTCGTGGTGTACCGCCGGGGTACGGAATTCATCGTCGTGCCGGAACGGCTGTGCCTGCACGACCGCCGCGAGGCCATCGAGGCTCGCAACCCCACCACCGGAGACCACCTGACGCTGTTCATCGACGAGATGGACACCATCGAGGTCGTGCGATGAACGAGCCCGCTCCCCTGCCCCTGATCGCCATCTATGCCGACGAATCGTGCCTCGGCAACGGGCGCGAGGGAGACAACCCGGGAGCCGCCGGGGGCGTGATCGAATTCCGCGGCGCGGAGTCCGGCGCCGTGCAGCGGTGGGACTATTGGCGCTCGGAGCCGGCAACGACCAACAATCGCATGGCGCTGCTGAGCGTGATCGAGGCGTTCCAGCTCATCGCGCAGAAGGGGGGCCGGTTCCGCGTCCTGTTCACGAGCGATTCGCAATATCTGATCAAGGGCATGAGCGAATGGGTGCCGGGCTGGATGGCGCGCGGTTGGCGCCGCAAGACCGGGCCGATCGAGAATCTGGCCCTGTGGAAGGAGGCCGTGGAGCGGGTCCGCCCGCACGCGGTCCAGTGGCAATGGGTGCGGGGCCACGACGGCCACGTGCAGAACGAGTACGCCAACCATCTCGCGATCCGGGCAGCAAGGGAGCAGACGGCTTCGGTGGGCGCCGAGCCGTCCCGGTTCGGCGAATGGCTGGCGGCCGAGCGGGCCGCCCGCCGGATGCACGCCGACCCGGCGCCGTTTCCCGATCCTCGTAGATTCAAGGCGTCGCGGCCGCTGCCCGTGGCGCAGGCGACGATGCTCGACTAGTGGAGGCCGGGATGGACGCCATCGACCGCATGTTCACCGTGCTCGCGCAAACGGTGCGCGACACGCAACCGCGATACCTCACGCAGCCGTTCGAGGTGGCGGAGCTGTACCAGACGCTCCTGCCGTATCGCCACTTCCGACGGGAGTTGGCGATCGAAACCAACGAGGATTACGAACTCGCGCTGATGCAGCTCCTTTCCGGGGCCCGCGGGTATCTCATCGTGGACGATCGCATGCGCGACGCGCTGGCGCGCGAGTTGGCGTCGCCCAACCCCGATCTGGGCGTGTTCCGGCAGTATGCCGACGCCCAGGTGGCGCTCTCGCCGGCCGCGCTGCAACAGCATGGGCGGGGGGCGGCGGCCGAACCGGCGCCGGCAGGCGGATCGACGGTCCGGCTGTCCACGCCGGCGTCGGTGGCGGCGGCCGCGGCGGCCGCCGACGAGCTGCGGTGCCGGTACTGCAGCGGGAGACTGCCGCAGGGGCGTCGCGTCGTGTTCTGCCCGCACTGCGGCCAGAACCTCACGGTGATGAATTGCAGCGCGTGCGGCGCTGAACTGGAGGTGGGATGGAAGTTCTGCGTGGCGTGCGGCCGGTCGTCCGGCCAGAACGCATGATGCGGCGCGTCTGGCGGAGCGGCGCCCTGGTCGCGCTCGCGGCGTGCACGGCATGCGCCACCGGAGCGCGGCGCACGGCCGGCGGGGGCGCCACGCCCGCGGCCGCCCCGGCGCGGGCGTGGCCCGTGGTCACACGGGAGGACGTGGATCTGTGGCTTCACGGATACGCCATGCTCACGCGCGACGCGGCGCAGGTGCCGGTATTCCGCCGCGGCTATCGCGACTCGATGACCGTCATCCGGCAACGCGCCAACGTGCTCACCGGCCTCGACGCCAATCATGAACAACTGAGCGCGTTGATGGCGCAGAACCCCGAGATCTCCAGCGGGCAGTTCGTGCCGTTGTACTTCGATTCGTGGGACCAGGTGGTCCAGGCCACGACCGCCTTCCTCGGCGCCAACGGCGACCCCCGCAGCGCCGAGCCGTCGCTGCGGGGTCAGGTGGCGCTTCTCGCGTCGATCTTCCCCACCGTGCAGGACCGCAACTGGCTGCGGCTGTTCATGCAGTCGTTGGGCGACGAATCGGAGCACTTCTACCACCAGTACTGGATCGCGCAGCAGCGCGCGCGCGGCCCCGTGGCCGGGTCGGTGGACTCGCTCTGGCAATCGCTGCGGCCGCGCTTCCAGCGCTTTCTCACCAATACGCACCAGCTGGACGGACAGATCGTGCTGTCGCTGGTCCTGGGCGGCGAGGGCCGCACGCTCAACGCGGCGCCCGACCACAACGTGATGGTGGTGACGCTGCCCGCATCGCCCGCCACGGTGGCCGAACCCATCTACGTGGTGGCGCACGAGTTGGTGCAGACCATCGCCGCCGCGGCGATCAACGACAACGCCTCGCCGGCCGAGCAGCGCAACGGGGTGGCGGCCGGATACGCACCCACCGCCGCCGTGCGGGGCGGCGAGATGCTGATCGAGCGCGTGGCGCCCGAACTGGGCGACGGCTTCATGCGCTTCTATCTGAGCCAGGCCGGCGTGACGCCCCCGGCCACCGGCGTGCAGGCCGTGTTCACCAGCACGTTCCCGCTCCCCACGGCCATCGTCGCCGACCTGGCCCGCCAGATCAACCAGGCACTCGGCGGAAGCTGACCCGGCCTTCGCGCCGTATATTGAGATCATGGCCGACCCGCAGGTTCCCGTCCCGCGAACCCCGCTCGATCGCGCCGCGCTGGAACGTGTGCTGGCGCGCGCCGCCGAGTTGCAGGCGCGCACCGGCGACTCCGCAGATATGATGACCGACGATCAGATCCTCGATCTCGGCAAGGAGGTGGGCCTGTCGCCGCTGCACCTGCGGCAGGCGCTGGCCGAGGAGCGCGCCGGCCGCGATCGCGAACACCGACCCGGCCGGTTCATCGGCCCGTCGCTGGTCAGCGCGGAGCGCACCGTTCGCGGAACCGCCGCCGACGTCTTCTCGGCGCTCGATGTGTGGCTGCAGAAAGACGAGTGGCTGCAGATCAAGCGCCAGTTTCCGGACCGCATCGTCTGGGAACCCCGCCGCGATCTGGAAGGCGGCATCCGCCGCATGCTCAACGTGGGCGGGCGCGGGTATGCGTTGTCCAAGGCGAGTGACGTGGGCGCCACGGTGGTGCCCGTGGATGACGGCCGGCTGCTGGTGCGGTTGGACGCCGACCTGAGTTCCCACCTCCGCGCCGCCACCGGCCGGATGATCGGGGTGGCCACGATCGGCGCGGCGGCCAGCGGCGCCGCGCTCCTGCTGCACTTTGCTGCGCTCGTGGCCGTGGCGCCCGTGGTGGCCCTGGGGGCACTCGGATTCTTCGGCGCCCGGGAGCTGCACGCCAACGCGGTGAACCGGGCCCAGCTCACCCTGGAGCAGCTACTCGACCGGCTGGAGCGCGGCGAGCGCGCCGAGAATCCGTCGCTGCTCAAGCTCCTCGCATCGGCGGCGGGCGCCGTTCCGCGGCGCTAC
The sequence above is drawn from the Gemmatimonadaceae bacterium genome and encodes:
- a CDS encoding SgcJ/EcaC family oxidoreductase; this encodes MLRSRHLVLLLIAVVAGWFALRRVASAPPAPPDPMQIQREIMAMLDHGAQSWDRGDLDAFVSDYLPDTETTFITKTGVVHGIAAIRNVYAARFAPGARRDSLHFQNVEVDVLGPDLVNTIAWYVLTRGDSITARGPTSLVMRRVSGRWLIVHDHSS
- a CDS encoding ArgE/DapE family deacylase, encoding MRLERGDAVGLARALIRTDSRNPSLVPGGPGEGHVAAVLRGVLDAWGFRVELQEVAPGRPNVVARIGTPGPHALMFNGHLDVVGVDGMTHAPFAADERDGRLYGRGSSDMKAGVAAMCAAAALAADGLTHGEVVVAGVVDEEFESRGTRALVAAGIRADAAVVTEPTGLAIMPAHRGFVWVDLVFHGRAAHGSRWDLGVDAIRHAGLVLAELDAFDADELPRRSHPLLGHPSVHASLIAGGSGMSTYPDRCELKIERRTIPGETPAQVMAEVEAICARVRARRPALRVDARLSLAQSPSDVPTDAPIVRALRDALEHQAIDVRTEGMSAWTDCAVLNEAGIPAVCFGPGDMSLAHAHEEYVETEQIRRAAAVLERLARGWCGGATNGVEAPWRN
- a CDS encoding ribonuclease H encodes the protein MNEPAPLPLIAIYADESCLGNGREGDNPGAAGGVIEFRGAESGAVQRWDYWRSEPATTNNRMALLSVIEAFQLIAQKGGRFRVLFTSDSQYLIKGMSEWVPGWMARGWRRKTGPIENLALWKEAVERVRPHAVQWQWVRGHDGHVQNEYANHLAIRAAREQTASVGAEPSRFGEWLAAERAARRMHADPAPFPDPRRFKASRPLPVAQATMLD
- a CDS encoding zinc ribbon domain-containing protein; protein product: MDAIDRMFTVLAQTVRDTQPRYLTQPFEVAELYQTLLPYRHFRRELAIETNEDYELALMQLLSGARGYLIVDDRMRDALARELASPNPDLGVFRQYADAQVALSPAALQQHGRGAAAEPAPAGGSTVRLSTPASVAAAAAAADELRCRYCSGRLPQGRRVVFCPHCGQNLTVMNCSACGAELEVGWKFCVACGRSSGQNA